One segment of Erigeron canadensis isolate Cc75 chromosome 2, C_canadensis_v1, whole genome shotgun sequence DNA contains the following:
- the LOC122587937 gene encoding uncharacterized protein LOC122587937 — protein sequence MADVNNEVGNPNLVNEEENVLGTSISKLDFGDKLYLHASDTIGTPLISFKLKGTENYKVWACAMELALETKNKMGFIIGTCEKPLDNDILAKQWDRCNSVVLSWILSSVTEELYLGQIFSKNAKIVWDKLKETYDKVDGSIIFNIHHKINTLTQNGAPLSEYYHKLNSLWKQYDAIVKLPVCTCNAAKEIQEHQNLLKLMQFLMGLDDVYLPMRSSMLTKDPLPTVKVAFALISREESHRGISTHDNNSRPHNSGFAARFSENGRRNFANRFNHDNRNNNRIFENRNFENRNFENRRNLNTPVQCQSCHKYGHTQEKCFEIVGYPPGYGRNSFARKINNSPFQRNMATNNAMAPGNHNNHGGPSTSSSSNAVHSNTDNSPVFLTHFQYSKLMNLLNEKTQFNSQSHSKGAHANMAGIFYNSNPFFNANFNKFFCSNAAREFSFTNLGWISDFGANQHMTCNEEDLINVEDISMLGLTVGHPNGTQAKILKIGDLWLTENILLFGVLCVLEYCVNLISVHCLARDSKLSIGFDENFCYIQDLNSRKVIGSGKQNDGLYIFQKDVRGRKPMCNYANFQCNLSKQTWHNRLGHPSDPVLFNLKDKLKLDLQNSPSTSLCEICHRAKQIREPFPKSVHNTLDLGDVVHIDL from the coding sequence ATGGCTGATGTTAATAATGAGGTTGGAAATCCTAATCTGGttaatgaagaagaaaatgtgCTGGGTACTTCGATAAGTAAACTTGATTTTGGTGATAAATTATATCTTCATGCTAGTGACACTATTGGAACACCTTTAATTTCATTCAAACTTAAAGGAACTGAGAATTATAAAGTATGGGCTTGTGCCATGGAACTTGCTTTggaaaccaaaaataaaatgggGTTTATAATTGGAACCTGTGAAAAACCTTTGGATAATGATATTTTAGCTAAACAATGGGATAGATGTAATTCTGTGGTGTTGTCTTGGATTTTGAGTTCTGTGACTGAAGAGTTGTATTTGGGccaaattttttctaaaaatgcaAAAATTGTTTGGGATAAATTGAAAGAAACCTATGACAAGGTAGATGGGTCCATAATTTTTAACATACATCATAAAATTAACACTTTAACTCAAAATGGAGCACCTCTTTCTGAGTACTATCATAAGTTGAACTCTCTTTGGAAACAATATGATGCCATTGTTAAACTGCCTGTCTGCACTTGCAATGCAGCAAAGGAAATTCAGGAACATCAAAATCTTTTGAAATTAATGCAATTTTTAATGGGGTTGGATGATGTTTACTTACCTATGAGAAGTAGTATGTTAACAAAAGACCCTTTGCCCACTGTCAAGGTTGCTTTTGCTCTCATTTCTAGAGAAGAGTCACATAGAGGAATCTCTACTCATGATAATAATTCAAGACCTCATAATTCTGGTTTTGCTGCTAGATTCTCTGAAAATGGAAGAAGAAATTTTGCTAATAGATTCAATCATGATAACAGAAACAACAACAGaatttttgaaaatagaaaCTTTGAAAATAGAAATTTTGAGAATAGAAGAAATCTTAACACCCCTGTTCAATGTCAAAGTTGTCATAAATATGGTCACACTCAGGAGAAATGTTTTGAAATTGTTGGATACCCACCTGGATATGGCAGAAATTCTTTTGCAAGAAAGATTAACAACTCTCCTTTTCAAAGGAACATGGCTACTAATAATGCCATGGCTCCTGGTAATCACAACAATCATGGTGGTCCTAGTACTTCTTCTAGCTCTAATGCTGTGCACTCTAATACTGATAACTCTCCTGTGTTTCTTACTCATTTCCAATATTCTAAACTGATGAATCTTTTGAATGAAAAAACTCAGTTCAATTCTCAATCTCACTCCAAAGGGGCTCATGCCAATATGGCAGGTATCTTTTATAATTCAAATCCTTTTTTTAATGCAAACTTCAATAAATTTTTCTGTTCAAATGCTGCTAGAGAATTCAGTTTTACTAATCTTGGTTGGATAAGTGACTTTGGTGCCAACCAACATATGACTTGTAATGAAGAAGATTTGATAAATGTTGAGGATATATCTATGCTAGGGTTAACTGTTGGACACCCAAATGGCACACAAgccaaaattcttaaaattggTGATCTTTGGTTAACTGAGAACATACTTTTGTTTGGTGTTTTATGTGTCCTTGAATATTGTGTTAACTTGATTTCTGTGCATTGTCTGGCTAGAGATAGCAAACTGTCCATAGGATTTGATGAAAACTTTTGTTACATACAGGACTTGAATTCAAGGAAAGTGATTGGGAGTGGTAAACAAAATGATGGtctttatatatttcaaaaagatGTTAGAGGTAGGAAACCTATGTGCAACTATGCTAATTTTCAATGTAACTTGTCTAAACAAACATGGCATAATAGACTTGGCCATCCCTCTGACCCTGTTCTGTTCAACCTTAAGGATAAACTTAAGTTGGACTTACAAAACTCTCCTTCCACTTCACTATGTGAAATCTGCCATAGGGCCAAGCAGATTAGAGAACCTTTTCCCAAAAGTGTTCATAACACTCTTGACTTAGGTGATGTTGTTCACATTGATCTCTAG